The Pseudodesulfovibrio sp. zrk46 genome contains a region encoding:
- a CDS encoding HMA2 domain-containing protein: MTTEAVIQGRIRFRNEALKVAEFGYAVRDSLLELKGVVQVQVNKRIGSILILFDKTKVSTESILKKIAEALGVDMNKVKTNVSNMQKAMTGKKARTYVKRGLLTSIAAALGVVYFSEKWHVVAGVAFVHLLALHLYQNKRTLMK; encoded by the coding sequence ATGACCACTGAAGCAGTAATACAGGGACGGATCAGGTTCAGGAATGAGGCTCTGAAGGTTGCCGAATTCGGATACGCCGTACGGGATTCCCTTTTGGAATTGAAGGGTGTTGTCCAGGTTCAGGTCAACAAGCGAATCGGCAGCATTCTCATCCTGTTCGACAAAACCAAGGTATCGACCGAGAGTATCCTCAAAAAGATAGCCGAGGCATTGGGCGTTGACATGAACAAGGTCAAGACGAACGTCAGCAACATGCAGAAGGCCATGACCGGCAAGAAGGCACGGACGTACGTAAAACGAGGCCTCCTTACATCCATCGCCGCCGCACTGGGTGTCGTATACTTTTCTGAAAAATGGCACGTAGTGGCTGGCGTCGCGTTCGTCCACCTGCTCGCCCTGCACTTATACCAAAACAAGCGCACTCTCATGAAGTAA
- a CDS encoding toxin-activating lysine-acyltransferase, whose amino-acid sequence MRPEEWNCGEKGILMDLLVPFGGLERVVEELNAKVFKSAKPFTVADLMRERLGGDDV is encoded by the coding sequence TTGCGCCCCGAAGAGTGGAATTGCGGCGAGAAAGGTATCCTTATGGATTTGCTGGTTCCATTTGGCGGTCTGGAGAGGGTTGTGGAAGAATTGAATGCAAAAGTTTTTAAAAGCGCTAAGCCTTTTACCGTTGCTGATTTGATGAGGGAGAGGCTAGGTGGGGATGATGTCTAA
- a CDS encoding heavy metal translocating P-type ATPase encodes MSIVRSIPGRIRFEAESEQAVFYLQEQLSERLGEEFGDAEFRYSKRSGRGLALFAADAHLTERVADTMNSIFGTPDLPSLPRCKTADPGDEAACTLPALSGGLQQPGAMENPFWIVAKKVANFYMTRLLMPMSLRPYWTAFNVAPLIFEGVRALFQRKLNVAVLDAAAIGAALAMRDFNTAGTIHLLLDISETLEDWTREKSRNDLEALFAGDGKPVWVMKGGAEVQVPQDQLQEGDLVIVRSGARIPVDGVVADGTAMVNQSSMTGEPLSVKRGPGKEVYAGTVVEEGKIIILSEGVGDETRFAKIAHVIADSESMKAEIHGQAVKMADKIVPFSFILSGVIFAITRNWMQAAAVLMADYSCAIKISTPLAVRSAMLEAAHCGALVKGGKHIEQLSKVNAIVLDKTGTLTRATPEVVDVCPVNGYTREFVLRNAACMEEHFPHPVADAVVRKADEEGLIHHERHAEVEYILAHGISTTLDGKRMILGSRHFVNEDEGIDLREADKQIARCVENGLSTLYMAVGNELAGVIALEDPLRDSAYRFIRRLENIGMERIIMLTGDGEATARSVAEQLDIEEFYAQVLPEDKTELVESLRDEGYTVAMVGDGINDSAALSRSHVGVSMKHGADIAQEACDVMLTSERLDSLMDAMSLSKMVMRRIKRNYQFIVVSNTLFIGLGVFGLISPAMLAFLHNSGTVLTCAQSMRPMLPEQ; translated from the coding sequence ATGAGTATTGTCCGTAGCATACCGGGTCGAATCCGTTTTGAAGCCGAATCCGAGCAGGCTGTGTTCTATCTTCAGGAGCAGCTGAGTGAGAGGTTAGGGGAAGAGTTTGGTGACGCCGAGTTCCGATACAGCAAGCGTTCCGGACGAGGGTTGGCCTTGTTCGCGGCGGATGCCCATTTGACGGAGCGCGTCGCCGACACCATGAATTCCATTTTTGGAACGCCGGATCTTCCGTCCTTGCCGAGGTGCAAGACGGCTGATCCTGGTGATGAGGCTGCCTGCACCTTGCCCGCACTGAGTGGTGGGCTGCAGCAACCGGGTGCGATGGAAAATCCATTCTGGATCGTCGCCAAAAAAGTAGCCAATTTTTATATGACGCGGCTGCTCATGCCCATGTCACTTCGACCATATTGGACAGCGTTCAACGTAGCTCCACTCATATTTGAAGGCGTCAGGGCTTTGTTCCAGCGTAAGCTGAACGTGGCCGTTCTGGATGCGGCAGCCATCGGCGCTGCACTGGCCATGCGTGATTTCAATACTGCCGGTACCATTCATCTCCTGCTCGACATCAGTGAGACGCTAGAAGATTGGACCCGCGAGAAATCCCGTAATGACCTTGAAGCGTTGTTTGCCGGTGATGGTAAACCCGTTTGGGTCATGAAGGGCGGTGCCGAGGTCCAGGTGCCACAGGATCAGCTTCAGGAGGGCGATCTCGTGATCGTTCGCTCCGGAGCCCGTATCCCGGTTGATGGCGTCGTCGCCGACGGCACCGCCATGGTCAATCAGTCTTCCATGACGGGAGAGCCGCTCTCGGTGAAACGCGGGCCCGGCAAGGAAGTCTATGCCGGAACCGTTGTGGAGGAGGGCAAGATCATCATCCTCTCCGAGGGCGTGGGCGACGAGACGCGATTTGCCAAGATCGCGCATGTCATCGCCGACTCCGAATCCATGAAGGCGGAGATACATGGACAGGCCGTTAAGATGGCTGACAAGATCGTGCCGTTCTCTTTCATTCTTTCAGGTGTCATTTTCGCCATCACCAGAAACTGGATGCAGGCCGCGGCCGTGCTCATGGCCGACTATTCGTGCGCCATCAAGATTTCCACCCCATTGGCCGTCCGCTCGGCCATGCTGGAGGCAGCCCACTGCGGCGCGTTGGTCAAGGGTGGCAAGCACATCGAGCAACTGTCCAAAGTGAATGCCATTGTCCTCGACAAGACCGGCACATTGACCCGGGCCACGCCGGAAGTGGTCGATGTCTGCCCGGTGAATGGCTATACGCGAGAATTCGTTCTTCGCAATGCCGCGTGTATGGAAGAGCACTTTCCTCATCCCGTTGCCGATGCTGTTGTTCGCAAGGCCGATGAGGAAGGACTCATTCACCATGAGCGTCACGCCGAAGTGGAGTACATCCTCGCTCATGGCATATCGACGACACTCGATGGCAAGCGGATGATCCTTGGCAGTCGGCACTTCGTGAACGAAGACGAAGGTATCGACCTCCGTGAAGCCGACAAACAGATCGCGCGTTGTGTTGAAAACGGTTTGTCTACTTTGTACATGGCGGTGGGCAACGAGCTTGCTGGTGTTATCGCTTTGGAAGACCCGCTTCGCGATTCCGCATATCGATTCATCCGTCGTCTGGAAAACATTGGTATGGAGCGAATCATCATGCTGACTGGTGATGGAGAAGCGACTGCGCGTTCCGTTGCCGAGCAGCTTGATATCGAAGAGTTCTACGCTCAGGTGCTTCCCGAGGATAAGACCGAACTGGTCGAGTCATTGCGGGATGAAGGCTACACCGTGGCCATGGTGGGCGATGGTATCAATGATTCGGCCGCCCTCAGTCGGTCTCATGTCGGTGTTTCTATGAAACACGGTGCGGATATCGCTCAGGAGGCGTGCGACGTCATGCTTACCAGTGAGCGCCTCGACAGCCTCATGGATGCCATGTCCCTGTCCAAGATGGTCATGCGTCGTATTAAGCGTAACTACCAGTTCATTGTGGTGAGCAACACATTGTTTATCGGGCTTGGTGTGTTTGGTTTAATCAGCCCCGCAATGCTCGCTTTTCTGCATAACTCAGGCACGGTTCTGACTTGTGCGCAAAGCATGCGGCCCATGTTGCCGGAGCAATAG
- a CDS encoding Nif11-like leader peptide family natural product precursor yields the protein MSKKEVERLLIAGGENKDVKLKYNAIRTKEEFVSTANEEGYDFTIVELDDVLNESGDDFTTFGNPPARSIWWA from the coding sequence ATGTCTAAAAAAGAAGTGGAACGTCTGTTGATCGCAGGCGGCGAGAACAAGGATGTTAAGCTGAAGTATAACGCCATCCGCACCAAAGAAGAATTTGTATCTACGGCGAATGAAGAAGGATACGATTTCACCATCGTTGAGTTGGACGATGTGCTCAATGAGTCCGGAGACGACTTCACCACCTTCGGAAATCCGCCAGCACGTTCAATTTGGTGGGCTTAA
- a CDS encoding CGGC domain-containing protein gives MEKILIIGCRNTMDDVCIGCSRCLVAFNRREGAFERYKDMDAEVLGILNCGGCPGASIVPRLAQVKLWNMPLDEQPTKVHIGPCLADHCHYYDDLVTKIKVKSGIEVIEGSHPYMPEKIWG, from the coding sequence ATGGAGAAGATATTGATTATTGGCTGTCGTAATACCATGGATGACGTGTGTATCGGCTGTTCTCGCTGTTTAGTCGCTTTCAACCGGAGAGAGGGTGCCTTTGAACGCTACAAGGACATGGACGCTGAGGTCCTGGGTATTCTCAATTGTGGCGGGTGTCCTGGCGCGAGCATCGTTCCGAGACTGGCCCAGGTGAAACTGTGGAACATGCCCTTGGACGAGCAACCCACCAAAGTCCATATCGGCCCTTGTTTGGCGGATCACTGCCATTATTACGATGATCTCGTTACCAAGATCAAAGTCAAGTCTGGCATCGAAGTCATTGAGGGTAGCCATCCCTATATGCCTGAGAAAATCTGGGGATAA
- a CDS encoding cache domain-containing protein produces the protein MTMAEGMKKQSLLKNLPLRQKLFLGTSLGTMLVVAATSLVLFGVLHSSVDRDIKNHLSNSTHSILNLVRTSVETAIRNHLRAIAEKNLEIVARFYSLSEKGILSEEEAKSQAAEVLLSQTIGQTGYIFCVSSKGIMEVHPKPGMQGADVSKFPLNKRQRNQKIGYIEYEWANPGDPKPQAKALYMTYFAPWDWIISVSSYRREFSELVQLEDFRDSVLEHKFGDTGYSFVMDQTGKLIIHPTLEGINTATSSDPQGNAFPRDLLETGRGTVVYDWINPGDTEYRKKIAVFDSIPELGWIVASTGYLDEVESPLHLLAYVIVGTTLAMIIALFVMSWWISKVVTQPLPILMKAFSDGSRGNLSLRMDEKLGGEFGKLATYYNRFMDSLEESRASLAESEEKYREIFEQAVEGMFQVNPDGTFANLNPAMAQIFGYSSPQQMVAEVADIAHQVYVHSEDRKAIYDELFEKGKVVGKSIQMLRRDRSIFWGELSVRAVVDRSGEIVLVEGIVKDVTAQHDLMESLSLAQKNAETASQLKSDFLVMVSHEMRTPLTSILGFTQMIKKKLTGKGFRNSAGSQASVVKTLERVMGNLDIVEIESQRLAKHVDDMMEFASLKAGEVLLCIKPTRPIDLAAPVVEAVSATAESKGYSVEFDVEEDLPSVVADHDRIVQVLTHLLNNAVKFTSAGGVALSAVEGDGEIVFAVRDSGPGIPPESVDRVFDHFTQLGDVDTDKPQGAGLGLAVCRSIIALHNGRIWCESEVGQGSVFYFSLPLAPSS, from the coding sequence ATGACGATGGCGGAAGGGATGAAGAAACAGAGTCTTTTAAAAAATCTTCCCTTGAGACAGAAGCTGTTCCTTGGGACTTCATTAGGCACCATGCTGGTAGTCGCCGCAACCAGTTTGGTTTTGTTTGGGGTTCTGCATTCTTCTGTCGATCGCGATATCAAGAATCATCTATCTAACAGCACGCATTCCATCCTGAATCTTGTCCGTACCTCGGTGGAGACGGCAATTCGCAATCATCTTAGGGCAATAGCTGAAAAGAATCTGGAGATAGTCGCTCGTTTCTACTCGTTGTCTGAGAAGGGCATACTGAGTGAAGAGGAGGCAAAATCTCAAGCAGCCGAAGTCCTCTTGAGCCAGACGATCGGGCAGACCGGATACATCTTTTGTGTCAGCAGCAAAGGCATAATGGAGGTTCACCCCAAGCCCGGGATGCAGGGGGCAGACGTCAGCAAGTTCCCTTTGAACAAAAGGCAGCGCAATCAGAAAATCGGTTATATTGAGTATGAATGGGCCAACCCCGGAGACCCCAAGCCGCAGGCCAAGGCTTTGTACATGACCTATTTCGCGCCTTGGGACTGGATTATCTCAGTCTCCTCCTATCGGCGAGAGTTCAGTGAATTGGTTCAGCTGGAAGATTTTCGAGACAGTGTCCTTGAACACAAATTCGGAGATACCGGCTATTCCTTTGTCATGGATCAAACGGGCAAGCTCATCATCCATCCCACACTCGAGGGGATAAACACCGCGACCTCTTCTGATCCCCAAGGTAATGCTTTCCCCAGGGATCTTCTTGAGACTGGTCGCGGCACCGTGGTTTATGACTGGATCAACCCGGGGGATACCGAATACAGAAAGAAAATTGCGGTTTTTGATTCCATTCCCGAGTTGGGATGGATCGTTGCTTCCACCGGATATTTGGATGAGGTCGAAAGCCCACTTCATCTATTGGCGTATGTCATTGTCGGGACAACTCTCGCTATGATCATAGCGCTTTTTGTGATGTCGTGGTGGATATCAAAGGTTGTTACTCAGCCGTTGCCCATATTGATGAAGGCATTCAGTGACGGTTCACGTGGGAACCTGTCTCTACGCATGGATGAAAAGCTGGGCGGCGAGTTTGGCAAGTTGGCGACCTACTACAACCGTTTCATGGATAGCCTGGAAGAGTCTCGCGCCAGCTTGGCCGAATCAGAGGAGAAGTATCGCGAAATATTTGAGCAAGCGGTTGAAGGCATGTTTCAAGTGAACCCCGACGGGACTTTTGCCAATCTCAATCCTGCCATGGCACAGATATTCGGCTATTCTTCTCCTCAGCAAATGGTGGCGGAAGTCGCAGACATTGCACACCAAGTCTATGTCCATTCAGAAGATAGAAAGGCGATCTACGACGAACTCTTCGAGAAGGGTAAGGTGGTTGGAAAGTCGATTCAAATGCTGCGTCGGGATCGCTCGATTTTTTGGGGCGAACTGTCTGTCAGGGCAGTGGTGGATCGTAGCGGAGAGATCGTTCTTGTAGAGGGCATCGTCAAGGATGTTACCGCTCAACACGATCTCATGGAAAGCCTCTCTCTGGCTCAGAAAAACGCTGAGACCGCCAGCCAACTCAAGTCGGATTTTCTGGTCATGGTTTCACATGAAATGCGGACGCCCCTCACGTCGATTTTGGGCTTTACCCAAATGATCAAGAAGAAGTTAACGGGGAAGGGGTTCCGGAATTCGGCAGGGTCACAGGCCAGCGTGGTCAAAACGCTTGAGCGCGTAATGGGCAACTTGGATATTGTGGAGATTGAGAGTCAGCGCTTGGCAAAGCATGTTGATGACATGATGGAATTTGCCAGTCTGAAGGCTGGCGAAGTGCTGTTGTGCATCAAGCCTACCCGCCCCATCGATTTAGCTGCGCCGGTGGTGGAGGCCGTATCTGCTACAGCTGAGTCCAAAGGGTATTCCGTGGAGTTCGATGTTGAGGAAGATCTGCCCAGTGTCGTGGCGGATCATGATCGCATCGTGCAAGTACTGACCCATCTCCTCAACAATGCCGTGAAGTTCACTTCAGCTGGTGGCGTTGCTCTGTCGGCTGTCGAAGGTGACGGAGAAATTGTTTTTGCCGTCAGGGACTCCGGTCCCGGTATCCCACCGGAATCCGTTGATCGAGTGTTTGATCATTTTACACAGCTTGGTGATGTGGATACGGACAAGCCACAAGGTGCAGGTCTGGGGCTCGCGGTTTGTCGAAGTATCATCGCTCTTCACAATGGTCGCATCTGGTGTGAATCCGAAGTTGGCCAGGGCAGTGTGTTCTATTTCAGCCTTCCTTTGGCTCCTTCTTCTTGA